DNA from Larimichthys crocea isolate SSNF chromosome XIII, L_crocea_2.0, whole genome shotgun sequence:
ttttaatgagttCTGCACATGAATAACAAGTGACTagaatttgaaaatgaaagtgaaatccTCATCAGATCAGCAAGATgcttaaaaaacttttttatcaACACTATTTTGCACTTCTGTAAGATCGGTGTgagaaaatcataaaatatttcaaatttagTTAGCATTACAATCTAAGATCATATTTATGCTTTATCCTATTTTTGACAGTCAATCTATGCTCCGTACTGTTCAAAGTCAGTACAAAACATGTTGACTTTCCCCTTCTTCTAATCTTTGGTGTTGTATTGTCTTCACAGTGCAGGGTGACCTCAGACGCTGATTCAATATCTGACACATTGCTCAGGCCTGAATATAGCATGACAGAGGAACCCATGGTGAGCCAGGCTCAATACAAATGTCTTGAGATGTCCAACAAAGACCACCAAGGAAACAGAACCGGTGAGAAGCCCAAATTATTATAAGGCTTCAAATGGATTATTTTTGCCAGTGAATCACAGGTATAATGATGTTGTAAAGCAGTGAAGTGGGATCAAAACACTTCACTTCTTCAAGGCAATGGTGTTGTTGCCAGCAGGGCACCTGACCTTAAAGAGCTTTTGGAGTACAAACTGTGAGATTATAATCAAGGCTGTAGAGAAATATAATATGcttacaatatatatatatttcactatCAAGTGTCATACCACCAACAAGATACATTTAAGtgatttattaacaaaacaaaacgggAATTTTGATGGGGAATCCACTTTAGCACACAGGCATGACACCCCCCTAAGGATCCTACAGAgagtaggaaggagaggaagaaatagTAAGGTGCAGAATACAAGagcaaaagaggaggagagggtaaAGAGGGAAATGTTGGAAGTTGCGTAGGAGTTGATCTGCTGATATCTTCAAATAAAGGCACAAAAAAGACTAGTCCATTAcacttcctttttcctttctctagGAGTGTTCTGTAGACCTATATGGGATGGCTTGTTATGCTGGGATGAGACACCGACTGGGACATCTGTAACACAAAACTGTCCAGATCACTCTGACCTGGATCCAGCTGGTGAGAAAGATTTGCACTTATTTCACTAATACACAAGAACATGCTCACTGAATTTAGAGCAGTGGGAAATTGAGAAGGTTTATTAATTCCAGATCAGCAGGCAACACAGATCATGATCCAACCTCCCTTTATCTGTGATAAAGGTTTAAAGGCCATGTTGATTGTATGCACCACGCTTCAGGGAGTTtgtaggattttattttatattttatgtgtttctatttGATTTTACCAAATATTTCTGATTGGTATCAGCTGTTTCATACATGCTTCACAATCACTTCATCATTCGTCAGCTGTGTGGCTAACAACTGACTAGTGGCGTCCACTGAAATCCATGCAAGTATACAGCATAGTCATTAAAGTTCTGTTGCTCCACCACAAACTTCTTGTATTTTTGGTATTGTTGCTTTAGCTAATACTCAATATCCATGTGTTTAATAAGGGTGGTTAGTGCTGAAAGCAGAAATTGTGCTACTACTCAGATTCTCCGGATTCTTTCTGCTCACTTCAACAGCTGAGCCTTTTCCcccaaatataaacacaaatataaccGTTGACTATAAATGGTCAGTTTCTTGATGCAAGTGTCTCTGAGTTAAGTGCCTAATGTCCTGAGCAGAAATGATTTATGGTGAGCTGTAAGTAGATATTATCTTATTTAGAGGAAGCAGCACTGTGACAACATTTCTTTGGATTTTCTATCCTGTAGGTGCTCTTTGTTGCTTTTTGGCCTCAGCATTTCATAAATGATCAAGGTCTTTATTAGCAAGACTAGTATCTCTGATGGCAGTAATGGTCTGTTAGTCAGTTGGTCAGCCCATCACTTTGTCATGAGATATGAGATACAGATAGTCATGGTGCCTAATTAAAAGGTGAATTCTAATATCTTCATCTAAGGCCACCAGCAGATCAAATTTTCCAGATATCTAGTGAAATATTTTATCACCTGCTGGATGGATTGGATGGAGGATGTGGCCTAGACAGTGATAATCTactgacttttcctttagtgCCCTGAGGTGCATATTTTTggtttgaaaaaatatattggattagttttcatttttcctcccCCCCAATAGATTGTAATTACTTTGGCAAATCCTTGACTTTTAATTTAGTGCCATCATTATATCAAAATTCTATTTGTCCAAAACTTATGACTCCAGAATTTATGATACTGAATGATATTATGCTTAAAATGCCATACTAAGAttgtgaacatggtaaacattacacctacaacatcagcatgttaacattgtctTTGTGAGTACAGTATTTAAGTCGAAGAACTCCGGCTTTACAGAACCACTACTGTAGCAAGGCTGTagactgaatgaaaacagacatttatttatattgaaattgaCTGTGGAAATTGATTATGTAAGTACACTTAATGTTTGGATAGATGTAAAAGCAGTCAGTGCAGTGTGAGTGGTTTTTACATTGTAAGGAATGCAAGGCTCAATAATGTCTAGTTGAAGAGATCCAGAGACGAGTCATGTCTGATTTAGGAGATGCAatatgacagagagaggggaggtgaggGAGAGGGCAGAGGGAAGAGTGGAGGGTATACATAGTGAGAAAACGAGAAGAGGATAGAAGAGggattataaaaaaaaggttgaagtTGGAGTTAGAGAGATGGATGGGGAGAGAGAATATGAATGAGAAGAGAGAGTAGGTGTTTTTGTAAGAGAAGGCTCATAAAGGATCTTCCCAAAATGCCTGTGATGTTAAGAGTCCCCCATGGCTGCTTATTTGAAAGTTGATGCTGCCGATATGAGGCTTGGGGGGAGACGTACAGTTGGAAGTGGTTGTTGAGCAGTTGATGAGCTGTTGGAGAGACGACTAGACAGTCAGGCTATGGTTGTTGTTGTCAGGAACAAAGTGATCTCATTCTTAGACCAGTCATGTCTCTACAGTACATGTGGTTTTAAGCCCAATATTTGAGAACTTGCCAGAAAATTAATCCAAAGTGTAAATTTGCTATTTGACATAATGTTTGATGATGCCTGCCAAGGTAAATTAATCGCAGTTGTTCAGTAACACCAAGTTTCAGATGtctgatttatgtgtttgtgcaatACCAACATACTACTGCCGAAAAAGTAAGACAGAGCCAAAAATAGAAATAGGAACTCTCTGCTGGACGTGCATGTCAAACAGAAGCAATGATGTGCCTGTAAGTAAGTAATGTGATACAATATAATGAAGCTCGCAGGATTATCattgatggatttttttttccttttaacagAGAAAGTTACCAAGTATTGCGATGAATTGGGTAACTGGATCCAGACGGGCTCAACATGTCAACCATCTTCAAAGAATAAATTTGAGGTATTTGGCTGTTTCCCTGTAAGTAATGGAAGAATTACAATTACATTGGCTCTGTACACTAATTTGTATGttgatctgttttgtttttttattcagatgGAAGTCCTCCATTTTTTAAGGGATGCGGCGGGAGAGCCCACCACAGAGGCCATTGGCATTAACACAGAAAAAGGCAGTGTTATGGCAATCGTTGTGAATGAAAAGACATGTGCTGAGAAAATTAAGCAAGATCCACCTTATAACAAATCAGGTACCCATACTGTCTACTGAAACCCACTATGCAACTCTGGTCTaccaacacatttttttttactttatatcaGCACAATTTCTACATGACCAGCCCATaagcttttctttgttgttattGATGCAGGTCTTTACTGCAATCGTGACTGGGATGGCTGGCTATGCTGGGGCGACACTCCAGCAGGAACCTATGCCTCCCAAAACTGCCCTGAATATTTTAGTGACTTTGACCCTACAGGTGAGCAGTGAGGCTCTGCTGATATCTTGTTACCCTCTCATGGTGAATTCACCATCAGTCCTCTGTTGACTGAAAGAAACTGGATTTAATCACACAATGCTCTTTTTTCAGAAAAGGCAACTAGGTACTGTGGAGAAGATGGTCAGTGGTTCCACCACCCAGAGACCAGCAGGATTTGGACCAACTATACACTCTGTGCAACCACCCATGAGAAGAGGCTGAGGGTAATGAACACTATTGTTGTATTTCCATTGTGGATTTATCGCACACGTTTTGCATACAGGTTCTTGATAACGAGGCTTACAAATACTGTTGGGTCTTCATAAAAATGTGGCCTTTTTCACAATTATAaatttaaatacagtatattacagGAGAATCTGGTCAAATTTTCTATTCAAACAACTCTGATCACTACTACCTCTCTCTTGAGAGAAGATGAATTATGATCCATTATAAAGGCACAAATTGGATTTAGGAGACAACAGTTTCAACAGACGTGAAAGTATAGTTATAAAAATAAGTTATGGTAGCACATTGGTGGAGGTACACACTGGTGTAGGTGAACAAACCTTTGTCCACCACAACAGAGACCAATGGTGAGGGATCACTATGTCCTCAGTAGCACTAGCACTACTTCTGTTTGGCCTGTCCACAGTGTCTTTATTTATCTTGTAACAACAGTAACAAAATAACCCAAAAATATTCTGGGGCACttgctattattattttgtatttatttatttttatttccagttcttcattttttactttatcaTGTGGGGAATGTCATCTGTGGTTTCTGTTCATATTAtaagttcatattttattgttgtgggAACAGCTTCATACAGGTCTTGTCAGAACAAAATATGGATCTTGGACCTTGGACATTCTGAGGCAGTTGTTTGATTGGATGTGAGGTTGAAAACAcctaaataaagaaatgcacCTGTAGTTGGTTTTTGGTTTGAAGTTTTTCCAATCTCCATGGTTATACTGACTGCGGGTCTCTTTATTTCTATTAGTCTACTGTTGTAGTtaaacttctacaaacatttCACCAAGAGCTATGGCTACTAGGAATTATtgttgaaaaagagaaaaccttTCAGCTCACTTCAGACCATTAAAAGTCACAGAAGCAGAATGCCAGCCCTTTCCTGCATTCTCCTTTTGTGATTCTTAACTTTAATGTCCCCTAACGTACCGAGAAGGGCGTTTTAAACACTTCCTTGGCTCAGTGCGAATGTGCCTGAAGTAAACCCTGAGGATTCCCCCTTACCTACACTTCACCTGTTTGACTTGCTCAATACCTTGCACTCACCTCGCGTTTACTACTTCACAGTTGTGAGCACCCGGCAGATTACTAATAATCAATGCTGACATTGTCAGGAGTTGATCCTCGCTTTGttcttatgttttgttttgtttttctattttcagaaGCTGAAAATCCTTGTCAATGAAGACAAGTGCCTCAGGAAAATAAATCACGATCCACCACTCAACAAATCAGGTATTGATATTAGTCTGCCATCAAATCTTTTAATTGGATATTCGTGGGTTCactcttttatttcatgtttgacaAACATACAAGAGGCCtgtaaacatttgtaaaaatgtgtttttgtgtagcAGGTTTGTACTGCAGTCGTAACTGGGATGGCTGGCTGTGCTGGGATGATACTCCAGCAGGAAACTACTCTTCCCAAAACTGCcctgattatttttctaacttCGACCCAACAGGTGAGCAGCGAGGCTCAAGAGTTCAGAGTTCTTCTGAAATCTAGTTAACCTCTTCTGATCTTCTACTGAGCGATTAACTATAAAACAGTCACTGGTTCAAGGatgaattatttaataaatcTAATCTGACTAAGGTTTATAGACATAGTTGAACAGATTTATAGAAGAGTGGAAACTGTTTAGAGAATGTCTTACTCACTGTGTATATTTAGAACATACTTGTTCTTTTCAGAAAAGGCAACTAAGTACTGTGGAGAAGACGGGCAGTGGTTTCGGCATCCAGAGAGCGGCAAGACATGGACCAACTACACACTATGTGCTTTCAACACTATGGAGAAGTCAAAGGTAATGTTTGTGTAAATGCTATTCATCAGACGATCATTAGACGTTAGACATTTGTCGATGTTCTTGGTCACTAAGATTACCAGTGCTGCTGGATTTTCTTGTGAATTCTGGCAAACATATCGTTTCCGCAAAACTTCAGCCCATAGCACATAAAAGTATCAAAGATTTCCAATGGGGATGAGGGTGTAAccctgactttttaaaatccatGAACTCAGGGCTCAAAAATGATTGTTGTTTTTGGGAAAATGAATAATCTTATCTTTTGACTGTACATCAATCAAAGATAAGGAAGTTAAGTAATGCAGTGCTCTCTTTAgtaaagagagtgtgtgtgtgtgtgtgtgtgtgtgtgtgtgtgtgtgtgtgtgtgtgtgtgtgtgtgtgtgtgggtgtaaaaCAAAATCCTCCCAGCACTCAGAGGGCGTTGAGGAAGACCCAGTGGACGAGGTCACGGTCAGTCCCATGGTTAACCCAGAAGAGCAGGAAATTGAGAGGAAGAAAATTCTTGACAGCCAGTACAAATGCTTCGAGAAAATGAATCGAGATCCACCTTACAACAAATCAGGTAGAGACATTATCTACTGAGATTATTGTGGCTTTCTTCACTTCTCCTCTGCCaatcttcatctctctctgttgcttTATTGCTCACAGGGCTGCACTGCAAGCGAAATTGGGATGGATGGCTGTGTTGGGACGACACTCCAGCAGGGACATACACATCTCAAAACTGCCCCAATTATTTCATGGACTTCGACCCCACAGGTGAGCGATAAGACTCTGCTGGTGCCCTGTTGACTGCTTTTCAAGaactatgaaatattaattactTTAAGGATGAATTATTCACCAAGGCTAACAGAAACTAAATGCATGGACACAACTGTATAGATTCAAAGAATCTGTATTTATTACTTAATTGTTGCTTGCAGAAAAGGCCACTAAGTATTGTGGGGAGGACGGGCAGTGGTTTCGCCACCCGGATACCAACAGGACTTGGTCCAACTACACACTCTGCAATGAAAACACTACAGCAAAGCTGAAGGTAattaatttaagaaaaagtaGCCTGTTATCATACAATTATTTCATGGTGGCCACACTGTGATGGGTCAGCATaatcttcttgtttttgcatGGAGTTGAGTTGTGGCCAGATAGGAGAAAATGTGGAAACTGGAAATATGTAGTTTTGAAATAGTTGCTCATAAATATTGTACCAGACATCATCGCTAATAGGCATTTTATTACAGGAATATTTAGAGGTAGATACTAACGTGCAAATCACAAAAGAATCAGGTCAAAGTCCAAAGCAAATACTGCTTTTGTTATGCCACACCAGTTTGatgcatttgtttatttgcaaGACAGAGTTGAGTTCTTATCTCACAGAAGCCATGTAAAACAGGTCTTGTTTTACTGTTCGAACAGACTTGGCAtttgcatctgtctgtctctcaggttaTAAAACACAGACGTGAACAAAGGCGTCTTCCTACAAATTTCCCCATGTTGACACCATCGCGTATTAACAACCGTCTTATCTCCCACAGCACCAGGGTACTGTACCAAGCCACTAACAAGGTTTCCTTTCCTTGACACAGAGCTAAATTTTGCCAGAAGgaacatcagagacacacacattgataATAAGAGTTTTTGCATTCACGTGACTTTTAATCAGAACtgcaaatctgaaaaaaaaaactgaaagtgttttaatgttttatgaaacCTATATCTTTTTATCTACAAGTTAACAGTAACTGGCTGATTATGTGAAACTACACAGTACCAAATAATACTTCACACTAATTAATGCACAAATTCAACATTTGCACTTGAAGTGCCTTTTAAGATATTTTCACACTTTGTATATTTTGCTTGCTTAAATTTTCCTCTTGCTTTccacttttctatttttattggCAACAATTAAACACCGTCTATCTTATTGGGATCGTATTTGCCAATTTTGTCAACCGGCAAATATTCAaggaaataaaagcacaaagcaATCAACTTTACTCtactctccaaaaaaaaagagaagacagcCATTTGCAAATGAGGGCaacttgtaaacaaaccattGACAAACATTTGCAAgaaactaaatcaaatcaaatcaaatcaaattttatttgtacagcctaaagtcacaaagtacatttgcctcggagggctttacaatctgtacagggaagtgacaccctctgtccttagaccctcggttcaaatgaggaaaaacttacacacaaaaaacccttttactACCCAGTTAGTGTACTACGCAGTTGGAACAGCTGTCCTGGCAAACCTGGGACTCGAAGACTCAAAGTCTGCTGATCGGTGAGAAACAGAAATCAGTCGCTCCATCTGTTACCACAGAAAATTGATCTTTGCTGACTCGGCCTCACAGCTTCAGGGAACTTTGAAACAACTAGCCTCAGCAGAATGAAACTAAAGAAACATTCCAGGATTTTCTGATAAGACTGAGTTGACCAGCAGCAGATTAGcattgtttattcattcatgtatGCATAATTCAGCTAATCTACGGCCAACCTGCTTCATTTCTCCAATTAACATTATTCCCTAGAGTCGTTTCATCCttttatacttaatattttaTCCACCAGTTTtgcaacagacaaacaatgatcagacattttttaaacaagccCATAGTTAGTATTTAAGTATAAGTTACTTGacgagaaaaacaaaaggcaaatgTTTGTTGGTCACCATACTGTCCATCATAAGCTATTGTTGCATTAGTTTACTGTAATAGTTCAGGTTCAATCTGCTTAACCAAAGTTCTGTGAGAAGTCATAGTGGACAGTTTGACGTCAGAATAATTGGTTTGAATAGTACAGTTTCAACTTAGTGATCTCTGATTACTTGTTTGGGTGCTGCATTatctctaaaaaaaactttgtcACCAGGCACTCATACTTCAAGAATTTAGCTGATGAATAAAACAGCATAATAGGACTGGTGCTCAACACATGAATGATCCCACTTGTAAAACTCAAGTCTTATTATTCACTGATGAGGGCTGTGCAAAATGTAACTAAGGTCACTGTGAAAGAATGCAACTGAGACATAAAATGCATCATGAACTGAAAATTAGCACACAACTTATTTGGCACAAAtattgtaacaaaaacattgtatttCTTCTGTATATCTTTATTTTAGCTCAATTCTGCTCAAGTTTTAATGCTACACATGTACATGCTACACACATTATTTGGTTTTACTCAGTCcggtttgtctgtgttttctttcacagtcAGTGTACATCCTCTTTTACATGGCCATTGTGGGTCACGGTTTATCCATAGCCTCCCTGCTCATCTCTCTGGCCATCTTCTTCTACTTCAGGTAATGGATTCAGTGTGATTAAAAGTGCCTTTCTTTCTTGCCTTTCATATAAGATGTTAACCATATGAGAATCATATCTGTTACAGTTATTAGTTTGATAATGCATGTTATAATGTTTGGAAATGGTTAACATGGTGCAAATGGCTGATACAGCTTGTCATGGGATGATTAATTGGTTGTAGCTATGCCCTTAAAGACTCAATCGTATTATCACTATCATCAGTGTAGCCGACAGGCGCACAGATGGTGTCACTAGTCTCCTCCAGCCATTTCATTACTCATTGCGGGCAGTGCTTGGGTCTCAGCAAAATCTTCACTCTGCACACTTGCCCCATagcaacacagaaaatgtgtcagTGGAAATTAGtttttcagttacattttaTAATGTAACCAAAAGTTTTGATTATGTATTCACTCATAGAGCTGCTCTGAGGCGCatattttaatctaaaaacTCAACATATTAGTATCTTCACTGCTGTCACAAATTAGTCCAAACTATTGACCTGAGATTGTCCTGATTGTCATTTAAACACAACTTAACTGCTGATAATTTCATGCCTACTTGGTTTCTTTGtgcttcacatttatttcatggATATTTAAGATTCAAAACTGGACGGCTGTGACGACCATCGAATGCGATGGTGCTTTGCTCTCATTTGAAACGTGTGCACCTGAGTGCATTGCACATTAAGGTTGTTCATCCCAATGTACTGGTAAATCTCAGAGGGGAATTCTGCACTAAGCACCTGCATTAATTGAGATACTGCTGTTGAAAATCAATTAGATGAGAGTTCAAAATCTCAAAGCGGATAAGGGGAAGGAAGGTATAATATTCAGTGAATGTATGTGAAATTTTGAAATAATTAAGGCTGAGAAAAGACTGTGCACTTTGTTGAAAGTATagcaaagacatttttatttttagcataaTAGGTTTTATATACATATCTGCAAGGCAACATGAAAATTGAGCCTTTAGgatggaaatatatatatattatgttctCTAATAATATTTGGGAAAGTTGCTCCATTGGCCTTGTTGTTCTTGGGTGCTGCAGttgtaaaatgtgacacattgaAGGGTGCTGACCTCCTAAGTATAGCTGTTATCCAAAACAGATCTTGTAAGAGACCCTCAGTTTACTGCAAAGTTTTAAACACACTCATAAATCTAGCAGTGTTTAGGGCAGGTGCATTATCGTGAAACCCCATGACCTGCCGAGAGTCAAACTCTTAATTCAGATCCATAGAAACTCAGCGGGACATTCACAATTCGTCAAGATCAAAGTCCTAACAATTTAGGATAAAGTAAAGTTATTGTCctagaaaatattttatttctttattaattttaaCCATAACTTGCCATATTTATAGCcaaaacacttaaaatattGGAGGCCTAATGCCATATTATAAGATCCAGATGTGAAGCTTACAGTGGAATGTGATGGTGTACAGCTGCACTAGTCTGTTATTTACAACTCTACATCAACACTGTCAGGATTCCCAGATAAAAATATTCCAGCTTGCCTTGGAAAAACAGAGGCAGTTGAGCGGCCGACCTGAAGATGTTAGGACATATGACAAAGCTGCCTTAAGGATTCAGCTTGTGTTTTGACATTGCCTTTTTAGATAAAACCCCCTTGTATATAAGCATTCAACAGCTCCTGCATTTCCTTTTATGTCTGTAGCTGAAGCGagaaaacaagctttttttttctgttggagACAACCATGGCCTCTCCTTAAGACAGTAAAAATGTGCAGTTGTACATACCGCTTTGTCCTGGCTTATGGAAATTTACCactcttcctgtttttcacGGGTCTCTGGGGTTTTTATGACTCATCAAAGATACAATTGTCCATGAACAGTAAAAGGATATAACTTCTTAAAGTGTAGACATATTTATAGGAGGCTATATTCTGCTAAATATATTTGCTGCGAGCTTTAAACACTCAGTGAGCTGCAGTATATTTGATTGCTGCCctgaatttaaaacattattaaaccACTACGACAAATGCTACTGGATATGAATGACTTGTAACCATTTTGATTCTAATAGTTATTTTCACTTTGCCTGTCAAGCATTTCATTATGCTATTAATTCTGAGTGGCCAGCCAAGTTAATGAGGAAGCTCCCCTGGGATCCGTCATGCATTATTTAACAGCGTTTCTAGCATGTACAGTACGGACTATTTAGCGGCAACAAAGCCCATTGGGGGAGGGACTTTTTACCAACCACAAAAAAATGATCTCAGAAGAAAGAATCTCAATGATTTGATATTCCACAGACTGTTGCAACATCTGCCCCCCTCATTAAACTATTAATCTGCCAAT
Protein-coding regions in this window:
- the calcr gene encoding calcitonin gene-related peptide type 1 receptor isoform X1, which gives rise to MMLVGSLWILWIHWFLLVCRVTSDADSISDTLLRPEYSMTEEPMVSQAQYKCLEMSNKDHQGNRTGVFCRPIWDGLLCWDETPTGTSVTQNCPDHSDLDPAEKVTKYCDELGNWIQTGSTCQPSSKNKFEMEVLHFLRDAAGEPTTEAIGINTEKGSVMAIVVNEKTCAEKIKQDPPYNKSGLYCNRDWDGWLCWGDTPAGTYASQNCPEYFSDFDPTEKATRYCGEDGQWFHHPETSRIWTNYTLCATTHEKRLRKLKILVNEDKCLRKINHDPPLNKSAGLYCSRNWDGWLCWDDTPAGNYSSQNCPDYFSNFDPTEKATKYCGEDGQWFRHPESGKTWTNYTLCAFNTMEKSKHSEGVEEDPVDEVTVSPMVNPEEQEIERKKILDSQYKCFEKMNRDPPYNKSGLHCKRNWDGWLCWDDTPAGTYTSQNCPNYFMDFDPTEKATKYCGEDGQWFRHPDTNRTWSNYTLCNENTTAKLKSVYILFYMAIVGHGLSIASLLISLAIFFYFRSLSCQRITLHKNLFCSYVLNSALTIIYLVAVVSKPEVVSRNPVGCKVLHFFHMYMLGCNYFWMLCEGIYLHTLIVVAVFAEEQHLHWYYLLGWGFPLVPASIHAVARKKYFDDNCWMSVETHLLFAVHGPILAALLVNLFFLLNIIRVLVTKLRDTHRAESNMYMKAVRATLILVPLLGIQFVIFPWRPENRLAGEVYEYVMHILMHYQGLLVATIFCFFNGEVQAALKRQWMQYKTQWGQRRKDHCSMRSTSYTATSITEVPAFMYHHDCNSEHLNGRHTEDSELVALKSGETYA
- the calcr gene encoding calcitonin gene-related peptide type 1 receptor isoform X2, coding for MMLVGSLWILWIHWFLLVCRVTSDADSISDTLLRPEYSMTEEPMVSQAQYKCLEMSNKDHQGNRTGVFCRPIWDGLLCWDETPTGTSVTQNCPDHSDLDPAEKVTKYCDELGNWIQTGSTCQPSSKNKFEMEVLHFLRDAAGEPTTEAIGINTEKGSVMAIVVNEKTCAEKIKQDPPYNKSGLYCNRDWDGWLCWGDTPAGTYASQNCPEYFSDFDPTEKATRYCGEDGQWFHHPETSRIWTNYTLCATTHEKRLRKLKILVNEDKCLRKINHDPPLNKSGLYCSRNWDGWLCWDDTPAGNYSSQNCPDYFSNFDPTEKATKYCGEDGQWFRHPESGKTWTNYTLCAFNTMEKSKHSEGVEEDPVDEVTVSPMVNPEEQEIERKKILDSQYKCFEKMNRDPPYNKSGLHCKRNWDGWLCWDDTPAGTYTSQNCPNYFMDFDPTEKATKYCGEDGQWFRHPDTNRTWSNYTLCNENTTAKLKSVYILFYMAIVGHGLSIASLLISLAIFFYFRSLSCQRITLHKNLFCSYVLNSALTIIYLVAVVSKPEVVSRNPVGCKVLHFFHMYMLGCNYFWMLCEGIYLHTLIVVAVFAEEQHLHWYYLLGWGFPLVPASIHAVARKKYFDDNCWMSVETHLLFAVHGPILAALLVNLFFLLNIIRVLVTKLRDTHRAESNMYMKAVRATLILVPLLGIQFVIFPWRPENRLAGEVYEYVMHILMHYQGLLVATIFCFFNGEVQAALKRQWMQYKTQWGQRRKDHCSMRSTSYTATSITEVPAFMYHHDCNSEHLNGRHTEDSELVALKSGETYA